From a single Deinococcus terrestris genomic region:
- the lspA gene encoding signal peptidase II: MPRLVLLALTILCVVLDLALKSWARAELPGEVRPWLPGVLDLTLTYNTGAAWSLLSGSALPLALVRGAVGLGLVIFLLRRPQPTGQAISLSVIAGGALGNAIDGLNAGRVTDMLASPALSAVTRALGQGDFPVFNLADVWVVGGVLLLLFVSVREDRRRGQVPAPSPEEPSSNRHPSA; this comes from the coding sequence GTGCCCCGTCTCGTCCTCCTCGCGCTGACCATCCTGTGCGTCGTCCTCGACCTCGCCCTCAAGAGCTGGGCTCGCGCAGAACTGCCCGGTGAGGTGCGGCCCTGGCTTCCCGGCGTCCTCGACCTGACGCTGACCTACAACACGGGCGCCGCGTGGAGTCTGTTGTCCGGCTCGGCTCTGCCGCTCGCACTGGTCCGGGGGGCGGTGGGACTGGGCCTGGTCATCTTCCTGCTGCGGCGCCCCCAACCGACTGGGCAGGCCATCAGCCTCAGCGTGATCGCCGGGGGAGCCCTCGGCAACGCCATCGACGGCCTGAACGCCGGGCGCGTGACCGACATGCTCGCCTCACCGGCGCTGTCAGCGGTCACCCGCGCCCTGGGGCAAGGCGACTTCCCGGTGTTCAACCTCGCGGACGTTTGGGTGGTCGGGGGGGTGCTGCTGCTGCTGTTCGTGAGCGTCAGGGAGGATCGGCGCCGGGGGCAGGTGCCCGCTCCCTCTCCCGAGGAGCCGTCCTCCAACCGTCACCCTTCAGCTTGA
- a CDS encoding Tn3 family transposase: MHQHWTIEDLIDDWTLLPTEQALLAGSQEANRLGLAVMLKAFQYEGRFPARTRDVPQAAVEFVSRQVGVEVTQFERYDWRGRSSSTHRALIREFCGYRAFAEADVPPLVDWMCEHALPREERQDLLKLKALALDHLRDSRIEPPTHAQLERHLASAERTFETKLCGLVFSRLDPARVQALDDLLRATVADEDEPEADRTSLIHSLRTDSRRPGLESVEQQIAKLGRLRAVGLPRGLFEGVPIGVQRRYRERTGVETPSELRAHPEAIRATQLAAFVQLRLGEITDSLVDHLIHTVHKIGARAERRVEKRILANIKKTSGKDRLFERLLEAALDNPEGTVREVLFPVMGEERLRDLLREFRARGSYRQEVHMHLRSSYKQHYRRMTPGLLTALEFRSNNSAHQPVIDALALVKRYLNSKALNYSTFEEIPVQGVIARNMQDLILETNEDGEVRLNRVNYEVCVLDALRDALRCREVWVVGADRYRDPDADLPADFEQQKTEYFAALKQPQEATQFVTGLRERLHDALVRFHADLPKNEKVRVVSKDGGRFGVTPLDPQPEPPTLGAMKGELGRQWPGTGLLDMLKEADLDVGFTDLLRSVLTREILPRAEAQKRLLLCLFGLGTNMGLKRVASGDTITPDQLRYVRKRYITREGLRAANAQLVNAILAARRPDLWGEGTTACASDSKKFGAWDGNLRTEWSVRYGGRGVMIYWHVERKATCIHSLLKTCSSSEVAAMIEGVLRHCTEMEVERQYVDSHGQSEVGFAFTHLLGFDLLPRLKDIAGQKLYLPDLALSEQLPLLKPVAAQRAIRWELIEQQYEPMVKYTTALRLGLADPESILRRFTQANAQHPVYAALKELGKVIKTIFLCEYLGNEALRREIHEGLNVVENWNATTDFVFYGKGGEISTNRLEDQEVSMLCLHLVQNCLVYVNTLMLQRVLEDDQWRERMTAEDWRGLTPLIYQHVNPYGIFRLDMTTRLDLGRAAA, translated from the coding sequence GTGCACCAACACTGGACCATTGAGGACTTGATCGACGACTGGACCCTTCTTCCTACCGAGCAGGCTCTCCTCGCGGGCAGCCAGGAGGCCAATCGCCTTGGCCTCGCGGTGATGCTCAAAGCCTTCCAGTACGAGGGCCGATTCCCGGCCCGCACGAGGGACGTTCCCCAGGCCGCCGTGGAGTTCGTCTCTCGTCAAGTGGGCGTCGAGGTCACGCAATTCGAGCGGTACGATTGGCGGGGGCGCAGCAGTTCCACCCACCGCGCCCTGATCCGCGAGTTCTGCGGCTACCGGGCCTTCGCGGAAGCGGATGTGCCGCCACTCGTGGACTGGATGTGCGAGCACGCCCTGCCCAGAGAAGAGCGCCAGGACCTTCTGAAACTGAAAGCTCTGGCCCTGGATCACCTGCGGGATTCACGAATCGAGCCACCGACCCACGCGCAACTGGAGCGCCACCTGGCCTCGGCGGAGCGCACCTTCGAGACGAAGTTGTGTGGGCTGGTCTTCTCCCGCCTGGACCCAGCTCGGGTCCAGGCTTTGGACGACTTACTGCGAGCCACCGTCGCGGACGAAGACGAGCCCGAGGCCGACCGAACCTCGCTGATCCATTCGCTGCGGACTGACTCCCGCAGGCCGGGACTGGAAAGCGTCGAGCAGCAGATCGCCAAGCTGGGGCGACTGCGCGCTGTGGGCCTGCCGAGAGGGCTGTTCGAGGGCGTGCCTATCGGTGTGCAGCGGCGGTACCGGGAGCGAACGGGGGTAGAGACACCCAGCGAGCTGCGCGCCCACCCGGAGGCGATCCGGGCGACCCAGCTCGCCGCGTTCGTTCAGCTCCGGCTCGGCGAGATCACGGACTCACTAGTGGACCACCTCATCCATACCGTCCACAAGATCGGCGCCCGGGCCGAGCGGCGGGTCGAGAAACGCATCCTGGCCAATATCAAGAAGACCTCCGGTAAGGACCGCCTGTTCGAGAGATTGCTGGAAGCGGCACTGGACAACCCCGAAGGGACGGTGCGGGAGGTGCTGTTCCCCGTCATGGGGGAGGAGCGTCTGCGCGACCTGCTGCGGGAGTTCCGGGCCAGAGGGTCGTACCGCCAAGAGGTGCATATGCACCTCCGGTCCTCATACAAGCAGCACTACCGTCGCATGACCCCGGGGCTGCTCACCGCTCTGGAGTTCCGCTCCAATAATTCAGCACACCAGCCTGTCATTGACGCCCTGGCGCTCGTCAAACGCTACCTGAACAGCAAGGCGCTCAACTATTCCACTTTTGAAGAAATCCCCGTGCAGGGCGTGATCGCCAGGAACATGCAGGACCTCATCCTGGAGACGAACGAGGACGGCGAGGTCCGGCTGAACCGGGTGAACTACGAGGTCTGCGTCCTCGACGCCTTGCGGGACGCCCTGCGTTGCCGGGAGGTCTGGGTGGTAGGCGCCGACCGCTACCGCGACCCGGACGCCGATCTACCTGCGGACTTCGAGCAGCAGAAGACCGAATATTTCGCGGCCCTGAAGCAGCCCCAGGAGGCGACCCAGTTCGTGACGGGGTTGCGCGAGCGGCTCCATGACGCCCTGGTGCGTTTCCATGCGGATCTGCCGAAAAACGAGAAGGTTCGCGTCGTCTCCAAGGACGGGGGACGCTTCGGTGTGACGCCGCTGGACCCGCAGCCCGAGCCGCCCACCCTGGGGGCGATGAAAGGGGAGCTGGGGCGACAGTGGCCGGGCACCGGCCTGCTGGACATGCTCAAGGAGGCTGACCTGGACGTGGGCTTCACCGACCTGCTGCGCAGCGTGCTGACCCGGGAGATTCTTCCCCGGGCGGAGGCGCAGAAGCGCCTCCTGCTGTGCCTGTTCGGGCTGGGAACGAACATGGGCCTCAAGCGCGTTGCCTCCGGCGACACCATCACCCCCGATCAACTGCGCTATGTCCGCAAGCGGTACATCACCCGCGAGGGCCTGCGGGCGGCCAACGCCCAGCTCGTGAACGCCATCCTGGCGGCGCGCCGCCCCGACCTCTGGGGCGAGGGGACCACGGCGTGTGCCTCGGACAGCAAGAAGTTCGGGGCGTGGGACGGCAACCTGCGCACCGAGTGGTCGGTGCGCTACGGGGGCCGGGGCGTGATGATCTACTGGCACGTCGAGCGCAAGGCCACCTGCATTCATTCGCTCCTGAAGACCTGCTCTTCTTCCGAGGTGGCCGCCATGATCGAGGGCGTCCTGAGGCACTGCACCGAGATGGAGGTGGAGCGGCAGTACGTGGATTCCCACGGCCAGAGCGAGGTGGGCTTCGCCTTCACCCACCTGCTGGGCTTTGACCTGTTGCCACGGCTCAAGGACATTGCCGGGCAGAAGCTGTACCTGCCGGACCTCGCGCTGAGTGAACAGCTTCCCCTGCTGAAGCCCGTTGCCGCGCAACGGGCCATCCGGTGGGAGCTGATTGAACAGCAGTACGAGCCGATGGTGAAGTACACGACCGCGCTGCGTCTGGGGCTCGCAGACCCCGAGTCCATCCTGCGGCGCTTCACGCAGGCCAATGCCCAGCATCCGGTGTATGCGGCCTTGAAGGAACTCGGCAAGGTGATCAAGACGATCTTCCTGTGCGAGTACCTGGGGAATGAAGCCCTGCGGCGGGAGATCCACGAGGGATTGAACGTCGTGGAGAACTGGAACGCGACGACGGACTTCGTGTTCTACGGCAAGGGGGGTGAGATCAGCACCAATCGGCTGGAGGATCAGGAGGTCAGCATGTTGTGCCTGCACCTGGTGCAGAACTGCCTGGTGTACGTGAACACCTTGATGCTCCAGCGCGTGTTGGAGGACGACCAGTGGCGGGAAAGGATGACCGCGGAGGATTGGCGGGGCCTGACGCCGCTGATCTACCAGCACGTGAATCCGTACGGCATCTTCCGTCTCGACATGACCACCCGGCTGGATTTAGGGCGGGCCGCAGCCTAA
- a CDS encoding ArsR/SmtB family transcription factor produces MTTTTEPKTDRAADCEVHCVHPEAVARVEAALPDDALIERATTLTKVVSDPTRLRILSALALEELCVCDLAVIAGINESTMSHQLRHLRALGLVTFKKVGRIAYYRLANDHTTRLIADMLAHARVM; encoded by the coding sequence ATGACCACCACAACTGAACCCAAGACCGACCGCGCGGCGGACTGCGAGGTTCACTGCGTTCACCCGGAGGCGGTGGCGCGGGTGGAGGCGGCCTTACCGGATGACGCGCTGATCGAGCGCGCGACCACCCTGACCAAGGTGGTGTCCGACCCCACCCGGCTGCGCATCCTTTCCGCGCTGGCGCTGGAGGAGCTGTGCGTGTGCGACCTGGCGGTGATCGCGGGGATCAACGAGTCCACCATGAGTCATCAGTTGCGCCACCTGCGGGCGCTGGGTCTGGTGACCTTCAAGAAGGTGGGGCGGATCGCGTATTACCGGCTGGCGAACGACCACACCACGCGACTGATCGCGGACATGCTGGCGCACGCCCGGGTCATGTGA
- a CDS encoding recombinase family protein: MPGQRIGYTRVSSLDQNPARQLDQTQVDRVFTDQASGKDVHRPQLGALLAFAREGDTVVVHSMDRLARNLDDLRQLVSGLTRRGIRVEFVKEGLTFTGEDAPMSNLLLSVMGAFAEFERSLIRERQREGIALARKQGKYRGRKKALSAEQVQQLRRRVQAGESKAALARELGISRETLYQYLERPE, from the coding sequence TTGCCCGGTCAACGCATCGGCTACACCCGCGTCAGCTCGCTCGACCAGAACCCTGCACGCCAGCTCGACCAGACCCAGGTCGACCGGGTGTTCACCGATCAGGCCTCCGGCAAGGACGTTCACCGCCCCCAGCTCGGAGCCCTGCTCGCCTTCGCCCGCGAGGGCGACACGGTGGTCGTCCACAGCATGGACCGCCTGGCGCGCAACCTGGACGATCTCCGCCAGCTTGTGAGTGGCCTGACCCGTCGGGGCATCCGGGTGGAGTTCGTCAAGGAAGGGCTGACCTTCACGGGTGAGGACGCGCCCATGTCGAATTTGCTGCTGAGCGTTATGGGCGCCTTCGCCGAGTTTGAACGATCTCTGATCCGGGAGCGGCAGCGCGAGGGCATCGCCCTCGCCCGCAAGCAAGGGAAATACCGGGGCCGCAAGAAGGCCTTGAGTGCCGAGCAGGTGCAGCAACTTCGGCGCAGGGTGCAGGCTGGAGAATCGAAAGCTGCCCTGGCGCGGGAATTGGGGATCAGCCGGGAGACGCTCTATCAGTACCTGGAACGTCCAGAATAG
- a CDS encoding site-specific DNA-methyltransferase, whose protein sequence is MSRLTDLLQQARKADPQLANDLEAEFRSLTQRRTFGLVFEPHQPEAVELPNRPVRKGDKVRVLPPRGKLERGDQRLWRVQRIDRSAKRAELVEVADAHVEEPQTTGAALENLVVVAEFRDPIYPGLVETGRVERGGDKPFHTVINAENFHALELLTYTHRHRVDAIYIDPPYNTGAKDWKYNNDYVASDDDYRHSKWLAFMERRLKIARELLNPDNSVLIVTIDEKEYLRLGLLLEQTFPEARVQMISNVISTKGSARAGEFSRCNEFVYFVMFGASSPQPQGDDMLREEASTGQGDEVEWGRLKRNGANGSRTRAKSLFYPIFLNEDATFHSVGRPLDILEDRHSIVAPPGTYAVFPVLSNGREMSWGLSGEKVVEYAQKGYIKFGQLAHDKHQKSMIYYLTSGYVEAAENGKITQIGTVKNPKWVHGADKGMKPLTIWFKVSHDAGWQGSRLLAQFLPDRRFPFPKSLYAVEDALRFFVADKPDAVILDFFSGSGTTAHAVMRLNRQDGGRRQSILVTNNEVAAEEHKKLRQDGLRPGDPDWEQWGICDHITKPRIRAAITGETPDGDPIKGDYKFTDEFPMSEGFEENAAFFTLTYEAPLSVSHHKAFQRIAPLLWLRAGSQGRIIDDLGEQGWDIAERYGVLQNLDGAGEFFAALAQAQGVQVVYVITDDDAAFQMVCRDLPGGVTSVRLYESYLHNFQINSGRAG, encoded by the coding sequence GTGTCACGGTTAACCGATTTGCTGCAACAGGCCCGCAAGGCCGATCCGCAGCTTGCGAATGATCTCGAAGCGGAATTCCGGAGTCTGACCCAGCGCCGCACCTTCGGCTTGGTCTTTGAGCCGCATCAGCCAGAAGCAGTGGAACTGCCCAACCGACCTGTCCGCAAGGGCGACAAGGTGCGCGTGCTGCCGCCCAGGGGCAAGCTGGAGCGCGGCGATCAGCGGCTGTGGCGTGTGCAACGAATTGATCGCTCGGCGAAACGGGCCGAGCTGGTCGAAGTGGCCGACGCGCATGTCGAGGAGCCGCAAACCACCGGGGCAGCCCTGGAGAACCTGGTCGTCGTGGCCGAGTTCCGCGACCCCATCTATCCCGGACTGGTCGAGACGGGGCGAGTGGAGCGCGGCGGCGACAAGCCCTTCCACACGGTCATCAACGCCGAGAACTTCCATGCCCTAGAACTGCTGACGTACACGCATCGGCACCGCGTGGACGCCATCTACATTGATCCGCCCTACAACACGGGCGCGAAAGACTGGAAGTACAACAACGACTATGTGGCGAGCGATGACGACTACCGCCACAGCAAGTGGCTGGCGTTCATGGAGCGGCGGCTCAAAATTGCCCGTGAGTTGCTCAATCCGGATAACAGTGTCCTGATCGTCACTATTGATGAGAAGGAGTACCTGCGGCTGGGGCTCCTGCTGGAGCAGACGTTCCCAGAAGCGCGGGTTCAAATGATATCCAACGTAATTAGCACAAAGGGATCGGCTCGTGCAGGTGAATTCTCGCGCTGCAATGAATTCGTCTACTTCGTCATGTTCGGCGCCTCGAGCCCTCAGCCCCAAGGAGACGATATGCTTCGGGAAGAAGCGTCGACCGGGCAGGGTGACGAAGTAGAGTGGGGACGGCTTAAGCGTAACGGGGCTAACGGGTCAAGGACTCGCGCCAAATCCTTATTTTATCCCATATTTCTCAATGAGGACGCCACCTTTCATTCTGTCGGACGGCCCCTTGATATTTTAGAGGATCGTCATAGTATTGTTGCGCCCCCAGGGACCTATGCTGTTTTCCCGGTCCTATCGAACGGCAGAGAAATGTCTTGGGGGCTTTCTGGAGAAAAGGTTGTTGAATACGCCCAAAAAGGCTACATAAAGTTCGGTCAACTGGCACATGATAAGCACCAGAAATCTATGATTTATTATCTGACTTCGGGATATGTGGAAGCCGCCGAGAATGGTAAAATAACCCAAATTGGTACTGTAAAGAATCCTAAATGGGTTCACGGCGCAGACAAGGGAATGAAGCCTTTGACAATATGGTTTAAGGTGTCTCACGATGCGGGTTGGCAGGGAAGTCGTCTACTTGCACAGTTTCTTCCTGACCGTCGTTTCCCCTTTCCTAAGTCTCTCTACGCCGTTGAAGACGCCCTCCGCTTCTTTGTCGCGGACAAGCCCGACGCCGTCATCCTCGACTTTTTCTCTGGCTCCGGCACCACTGCTCACGCTGTCATGCGCCTGAACCGTCAGGATGGCGGTCGGCGCCAATCCATCCTGGTCACCAACAACGAGGTCGCGGCGGAGGAGCACAAGAAGCTTCGTCAGGATGGTCTGCGCCCCGGCGATCCCGACTGGGAACAGTGGGGCATTTGCGACCACATCACCAAGCCCCGCATCCGGGCGGCCATCACGGGCGAGACCCCGGACGGTGACCCCATCAAGGGCGACTACAAGTTCACCGACGAATTCCCCATGTCGGAAGGCTTCGAGGAAAACGCGGCCTTCTTCACGCTGACCTATGAGGCCCCGCTCTCGGTGTCCCATCACAAGGCGTTCCAGCGCATCGCGCCGCTGCTGTGGCTGCGGGCCGGGTCACAGGGGCGGATCATCGACGACTTGGGTGAGCAGGGCTGGGACATCGCAGAGCGCTACGGGGTCCTTCAGAACCTCGACGGCGCAGGGGAATTCTTTGCCGCACTGGCGCAGGCGCAGGGCGTGCAGGTGGTGTACGTGATCACGGACGACGACGCGGCCTTCCAGATGGTCTGCCGCGATCTGCCCGGCGGGGTGACCTCGGTGCGGCTGTACGAGTCGTACCTGCACAACTTTCAGATCAACTCCGGGAGGGCAGGCTGA
- a CDS encoding helix-turn-helix domain-containing protein, which translates to MTDRAKARAARLAALMNEDGTVTPAEHLPEGLLTESEDVGATYLEALTAETVGEGLHAVRVESGLETPEVLARRGLSKGRLSQLERPDLNPQLSTITQQADALEYDVTIVFTPRQKDRRAVRVEVKPASNH; encoded by the coding sequence ATGACCGACCGTGCCAAAGCCCGCGCTGCCCGCCTGGCTGCCCTGATGAACGAAGACGGGACCGTGACGCCTGCCGAGCATCTGCCGGAGGGGTTGCTGACCGAGAGCGAAGATGTGGGGGCGACCTATTTAGAGGCCCTGACCGCCGAGACGGTGGGGGAGGGGCTGCACGCGGTCCGGGTGGAGTCCGGCCTGGAGACGCCCGAGGTGCTGGCGCGGCGGGGCCTGAGCAAGGGGCGTCTCTCGCAGCTCGAACGCCCGGACCTCAATCCCCAGCTCTCGACCATCACACAGCAGGCCGACGCGCTGGAGTACGACGTGACCATCGTCTTCACGCCTCGGCAGAAGGACCGGCGGGCGGTGCGGGTCGAGGTCAAGCCCGCGTCGAACCATTGA
- a CDS encoding heavy metal translocating P-type ATPase yields MTSAPSTPGTPLRYFVERMDCADCARTVQSALTRLPGVDAPQVNFTTQTLSLTLDEARLPRERLEQTLRSLGYPPTLEAAPVVTSSAPLRYFVNNMDCADCANKVQGVVTRLAGVGEPRVNFTTQMLSLTLDETRTPRASLEQALRSIGYPPELQGEVNPTSSTASTTPVAPRPARVELPWYQTGKGRNVLLTGGLLVLALLFSLIAPGFAFWAYAAATAIGTWPLLRKAVASARLGEPFTINTLISVAAIGAIAIGEAAEGALVVFLFAIGELLENVAAGRARAGIQALAALAPKTALLLEGGQTREVPVEGLQVGQFVRVQPGGRVPADGTITEGDSNLDDSPVTGESVPVHKRPGDPVYAGSINTDGVLTVRVERGASDNTIARIIHLVEEAESSKAPTARFIDRFSRWYTPAAMAVAFLFAVLPPLLFGQPWNEWIYKGVALLLIACPCALVLSVPAAVTSGISAGARRGLLIKGGAALETIGSVSTVAFDKTGTLTENKPQVTDVIGLRAPEQEVVLLAAAVETGSAHPLAKAILARAQGQAVPAAQDAKAISGKAVTATVQGRALAVGSPRYAVEVASLSPDEQAQIARLEEQGKTVVVVLDGRQVLGLLAIRDEPRADAKEAVARLKGLGVRSLMLTGDNARTGNAIARDLGLDVEAELLPEDKLQRIAALKASGKVAMVGDGINDAPALAQSDVGIAMGGGTDVALETADAALLRHSVIGVAELVQLSRAVMTNIRQNVAFALGLKAIFLVTTLLGITGLWPAILSDTGATVLVTANALRLLRFKPGA; encoded by the coding sequence ATGACAAGTGCCCCCTCCACCCCAGGGACGCCCCTGCGCTACTTCGTGGAACGGATGGATTGCGCCGACTGCGCCCGCACGGTGCAGAGCGCCCTCACCCGGTTGCCCGGCGTGGACGCTCCACAGGTCAACTTCACCACCCAGACGCTGAGTCTCACCCTCGATGAGGCTCGGCTGCCCCGTGAGCGGCTGGAACAGACGCTGCGTTCCCTGGGGTACCCGCCCACCCTGGAAGCCGCCCCGGTCGTGACCTCCAGCGCTCCCCTGCGCTACTTCGTGAACAACATGGACTGCGCCGACTGCGCCAACAAGGTGCAGGGCGTGGTGACTCGCCTGGCTGGAGTAGGAGAGCCCAGGGTCAACTTCACCACCCAGATGCTCAGCCTGACGCTGGACGAGACCCGGACACCCCGGGCCAGCCTGGAACAGGCCCTGCGCTCCATCGGCTACCCACCGGAATTGCAGGGCGAGGTCAACCCCACGTCCAGCACGGCTTCAACCACTCCGGTCGCTCCCCGTCCGGCCCGGGTCGAACTCCCCTGGTATCAGACGGGCAAGGGCCGCAACGTCCTGCTCACGGGTGGGCTGCTCGTCCTCGCCCTGCTGTTCAGCCTGATCGCGCCGGGGTTCGCCTTCTGGGCGTACGCGGCCGCAACCGCCATCGGCACCTGGCCGCTCCTCCGCAAGGCCGTCGCCAGTGCCCGCCTGGGGGAGCCCTTCACCATCAACACCCTGATCAGCGTGGCTGCCATCGGCGCCATCGCCATCGGGGAGGCGGCGGAAGGGGCACTCGTCGTCTTCCTCTTCGCCATCGGCGAACTGCTGGAGAACGTCGCGGCCGGGCGGGCGCGGGCAGGGATTCAGGCGCTCGCGGCGCTGGCTCCCAAGACCGCCCTGCTGCTCGAAGGTGGTCAGACCCGCGAGGTGCCCGTCGAGGGGCTTCAGGTCGGCCAGTTCGTGCGGGTCCAGCCGGGTGGCCGGGTCCCGGCGGACGGCACCATCACCGAGGGCGACTCCAACCTCGACGACTCCCCGGTGACCGGCGAGAGCGTGCCCGTCCACAAGCGCCCCGGCGATCCGGTCTACGCGGGCAGCATCAACACCGACGGGGTGCTGACCGTCCGGGTGGAGAGAGGGGCTTCCGACAACACCATCGCCCGGATCATCCACCTGGTCGAAGAGGCGGAGTCCTCCAAAGCCCCCACCGCGCGCTTCATCGACCGCTTCTCCCGCTGGTACACCCCGGCGGCGATGGCCGTGGCCTTCCTGTTCGCTGTCCTCCCACCGCTGCTGTTCGGCCAGCCCTGGAACGAATGGATCTACAAAGGTGTGGCCCTGCTGCTGATCGCCTGCCCCTGTGCCCTGGTGCTGAGCGTCCCTGCTGCCGTGACCAGCGGCATCTCGGCGGGTGCCCGGCGCGGCCTGCTGATCAAGGGCGGTGCCGCGCTGGAGACCATCGGCAGTGTCTCGACGGTCGCCTTCGACAAGACCGGCACGCTGACCGAGAACAAGCCCCAGGTGACGGACGTGATCGGCCTGCGCGCTCCAGAACAAGAGGTCGTCCTGCTCGCCGCCGCCGTGGAGACGGGGAGCGCCCACCCGCTCGCCAAGGCGATCCTCGCCCGTGCCCAGGGGCAGGCCGTCCCCGCTGCTCAGGACGCCAAGGCCATCTCGGGCAAGGCCGTGACTGCCACGGTGCAGGGCCGTGCCCTCGCGGTGGGGTCCCCGCGCTACGCCGTGGAAGTGGCCTCGCTGAGTCCTGACGAGCAGGCGCAGATCGCCCGGCTGGAGGAGCAGGGCAAAACGGTGGTGGTGGTGCTCGACGGCCGCCAGGTGCTCGGTTTGCTCGCCATTCGGGACGAGCCGCGAGCGGACGCGAAAGAGGCGGTGGCCCGGCTCAAAGGTCTTGGTGTGCGCTCGCTGATGCTCACGGGCGACAACGCCCGCACCGGCAACGCCATCGCACGTGACCTGGGCCTGGACGTGGAGGCCGAGCTGCTGCCGGAAGACAAACTCCAGCGGATCGCCGCCCTGAAGGCTTCCGGCAAGGTGGCGATGGTCGGGGACGGCATCAATGATGCTCCTGCGCTCGCTCAGAGTGACGTGGGCATTGCAATGGGTGGCGGGACGGACGTAGCCCTGGAGACCGCCGACGCCGCCCTGCTGCGCCACTCGGTCATCGGGGTCGCGGAGCTGGTGCAACTCTCCCGCGCGGTGATGACCAACATCCGCCAGAACGTCGCGTTCGCCCTGGGCCTCAAGGCCATCTTCCTGGTGACCACGCTGCTCGGCATCACCGGCCTGTGGCCCGCGATCCTCAGCGACACCGGCGCTACCGTCCTCGTGACCGCCAATGCCCTACGCCTGTTGCGCTTCAAGCCCGGCGCGTGA
- a CDS encoding cation transporter translates to MSDSRTDDDAPHLDANQAADRRILWLVLLINLGQALAGAGVGVWASSTALIGAALDNLADASVYGVSLYAVGRAATIKVRAARLSGWLLIGLAVVLFVEVLRRFFGGEEPIGPAMMAVAAVNAALNLVCLRLLRRHRGEDVNFKASAIFTSNDSIVNLAIVLSGALVLWLDSNLPDLVLGLVVSAIAANGGREILSEAAEAAEDARSEA, encoded by the coding sequence ATGAGCGACTCCCGGACAGACGACGACGCACCCCACCTCGACGCCAACCAGGCGGCCGACCGCCGCATCCTGTGGCTGGTCCTGCTGATCAACCTCGGGCAAGCCCTGGCGGGCGCGGGCGTCGGCGTGTGGGCGTCCTCCACGGCCCTGATTGGCGCGGCCCTCGACAACCTGGCCGATGCGTCGGTGTACGGCGTCAGCCTCTACGCGGTGGGCCGCGCCGCCACCATCAAGGTGCGCGCCGCCCGCCTGTCGGGCTGGCTCCTGATCGGCCTCGCGGTGGTGCTGTTCGTGGAGGTGCTGCGCCGGTTCTTCGGGGGTGAAGAGCCCATCGGCCCCGCGATGATGGCCGTGGCCGCCGTCAACGCGGCGCTGAACCTGGTCTGCCTGCGGTTGCTCAGGCGCCACCGGGGCGAGGACGTGAACTTCAAGGCGTCGGCCATCTTCACCAGCAACGACTCAATCGTGAACCTCGCCATCGTGCTGTCCGGCGCGCTGGTGCTGTGGTTGGATTCGAACCTGCCGGACCTGGTTCTCGGCCTGGTCGTGTCGGCCATTGCGGCCAACGGGGGCCGGGAGATTCTGTCCGAAGCGGCCGAGGCTGCGGAAGATGCCCGGTCGGAGGCTTGA
- a CDS encoding glutaredoxin family protein, with product MPMTVTVYTVPNCSSCEAVKRFLGSRGVPFTEKNVREDPAALAEMQARANVRIAPVVVIGEQAFYGTFDDQRPLLEAALRENGV from the coding sequence ATGCCCATGACCGTCACCGTCTACACCGTGCCCAACTGCTCGTCGTGCGAGGCCGTCAAACGCTTCCTGGGCAGCCGTGGCGTGCCCTTCACCGAGAAGAACGTCCGCGAGGACCCGGCCGCCCTGGCGGAGATGCAGGCCCGGGCGAACGTTCGCATCGCCCCAGTGGTCGTGATCGGCGAGCAGGCGTTCTACGGCACCTTCGACGACCAGCGCCCCCTGCTGGAGGCCGCTCTGCGGGAGAATGGAGTATGA